A part of Gossypium hirsutum isolate 1008001.06 chromosome A07, Gossypium_hirsutum_v2.1, whole genome shotgun sequence genomic DNA contains:
- the LOC107933155 gene encoding dirigent protein 15, whose product MEEQLIFAWAMIFCIAIAPVYGEYYSKIVIPSSKVEKVTNLHFFLHDTLSGENPSAVLVGRANLTRKDHSPVPFGSLFAIDDPLRVGPEPTSKIIGNAQGLYLSSSQYASKFTIVLYADFTFTTGKFKGSSFSIFSRNPVTEVKREVAIVGGRGRFRMARGFAHIKTSYYNATTGDAILDYKVTLYHY is encoded by the coding sequence ATGGAAGAACAATTGATATTTGCGTGGGCAATGATATTCTGCATCGCCATAGCGCCCGTCTATGGGGAATACTATTCCAAGATTGTTATACCTAGTTCAAAGGTGGAAAAAGTGACCAATCTTCACTTCTTCCTCCACGATACCCTCAGTGGAGAAAACCCTAGTGCAGTTCTGGTCGGCCGTGCTAACCTCACCAGGAAAGACCATTCCCCAGTTCCATTTGGCAGCTTGTTTGCTATCGATGATCCGCTCAGAGTAGGGCCTGAACCAACATCCAAGATAATCGGCAACGCCCAAGGACTGTACCTATCATCCAGTCAATATGCTTCCAAGTTTACAATAGTTTTGTATGCTGATTTTACGTTTACGACTGGCAAGTTTAAAGGGAGCTCCTTTAGTATATTCTCAAGGAATCCAGTGACCGAAGTTAAACGTGAAGTGGCAATCGTGGGAGGGAGAGGTCGGTTTAGGATGGCTAGAGGGTTTGCCCATATTAAGACCAGCTATTACAATGCTACTACAGGAGATGCTATTCTCGATTACAAAGTTactttatatcattattaa